Below is a genomic region from Raphanus sativus cultivar WK10039 chromosome 4, ASM80110v3, whole genome shotgun sequence.
TAAGATTATCTGATGTGACGCATATCATGACATGTATCGTAAACTTCTATAGTGTCTATcataattattgatttatttgatcaataactataataattatttatttcctaAATATATAAGGTATTAATAATAATGATGTGGTAAATTGTGATTAGCTTATTGTTTGCTTACTTGTCGAAATCTAAAACCCAAATCTAATGACATGATAAAAGCGTACAGATTCATTACTAAAAAGGGCCAAGTAATCTGACACCTGTCGTACTTCACagatttgattaataattataaaatcagAGACTATATATCCCTTCCTACGTGTAGTCAGTCTTTTCTTCAACCAATCTCTTTGCTCTTTTCATCTGTTGCGTTTAACTTAGGTTTTGCCTTCTTCTTATATCAATCCCTCTCTAAATATCATTGAAACTTGCTCAATCTATTCGTTGATTCCTTCTTCCTCAATCTAATCTCCTTCTGTGATCACTCCGACGGTCTCGTGGGTTTCTTCTACTCTTATTCTTGTTTTCTTCTGTTTAAAAGTTTAGGGTTTTGCTTTAATTAATAATCTCAGTTCTGTTTTGTGAAACCAAACATGGTTTTTGTCTTGttccaataaaattttgaagtttatatgttttgttttctaatcGAGAGTGTCCAAAGCCGAAACAGAGCTTTGTTTTTGTGGATTGTCATCTAATTATTATGGTACTCTGTTTTATTATTTGATGGTCTTAAGTTGATCATATCATGTTTATGTAACTGTGACGAAATCAAATCTGTTTCGCTTTTGGTGTTTAGTTCTCTAGGTTTAATGTTGAAACACCACACACACAGTGCAAGTTGTTTGATTGTAATGCCAATTCGAAATTGATGCTTTAACAAAATATGATTTTGGTTCTATGAGGCATGGTTTCTCGTTTAGGTTAATGGCCTGATTAGCAAGATAAGCTTTTGGCATTGTGAAGGTTAAACATAACTAGCAAATTACAGTATCAGCAAACCGCAATACGAATCTGTTTAAACgttttatataaatgatttcttGATACTAATAACAAGTTGATGCTTCATTGTGTGTTTATTTTTCTAGTTGAGGGAATGTCTCTGATCACTTCTTGTTGATAGGCTAGTCTTGACTTGATGGAGGGAAATTCTAACTGGAAGCCTAACCAACAAGGCGGAGACACGCTTGCGACTAACAATGCTAATGATTGGAGATCACAGCTTGAGCCTGATTTGAGGAAGAAAGTTATTGTAGCAATGTAAGCTTTAGCCTCTCTACCAGAGTAATATAAATACCGATTATGTGAATGCATTGTTACTGATTCTTATTGAAAGAGAAAAcgcttttgaaaaaaaaaaaaaaaaaaagagtcatgTCTTTGCTGTGATCTTCTATGTAAGCTTGCACATGATAACGATTCCTACCTTACACCAATAAACATTGCAACAGTTAAAGCATAGGAGTTGTCCATAAAAaggttattataattttcattattgAAGTGACAAAACCTAACTTCAACCTTGCTAGCTTTCACTCTGTCTAAACTATCATGTCATCATCCCTCTGTCTAGACTATCAgttttgtaacaaaattttatatatatacacttgaTGTGTCAATGATAATTGTTCTCATGTATGTGTAGAGTGGAAAAGCTGAAGACATATTATCCTACACGCCACCCAAATGAACTTAAAAATACTGCTTTATCATTTGAGGTAAAGATCTATGGCGCGGCTACAGATAAGGTACTCAAATACATGcagtttgttttcttttctattatTTACCTTCAGAATCTGAATCTTGAATAGGATAATAAACCTCAGCCCTTGTGAATATACTTTGCTGGATGTTGTAGGATGATTACATGCGGAAAATTAAGGGAAACATAATGAGTTTCGACAGAAAATTCAGAACCTTGCAATCTAGTAATGTGCAGTCTGGTTCTTCAGTCAATGGAACTAATCCTCCTGATCCAGGTAACGTTGTTTTGGTTTCAATATGATGATTTTAGTATTGGACTAGGAACTTGTCTTTTGGTGTTTTCATTATCTGAAACACCATGATGTAACAGAACTCACATTCTGTGTCTAGAACTGTTTTCAAATCattatgtttagttttttttcacaatctttttagcttattagtttttgttttgatgtttttttaatatgtacaGCAGCTCAAGCTCTGAATCAAGGTCAAACAGTTTCCACCTCGTTGACATATACACAAACTCCAACAAGCCAACAATGGTTACCTCAAACCAACACTCAGAACCTAAACATTCCAATGGGTGAAGGAGTTCATTCAAATCTTCTTCCCGGTTCTCAAAGACAGATTCAGGGAAGGGAACAGCAACAGCAACAGCCTCAGCAGAAGCCACAGAGTTCCAACTACTTCCAGAATCAAATGGATCAACAGCTTTTGAAAGAGAACATGCATCATGGAAACTCACGTCCTCTATACATGCAGCCACCTATCCAGCATCAATTGCCTCATCAGACATCATTGTCTAGTATTCAGCAGTCCTTTCCTCAACCTCCCGTTCTTTCTAGTCCATCATCAGGCCAACAAAACTCTCAGTTGTTGTCAAGACATAATCAGTTTCCGGCACAGCGGGTCCATTCTAGTCATCATCAACAGCAGATGTCAGTGCCGTCTCAGGAACAGAAACGGCAAGAACGCGAGCAACTCATCAGCCACCTGATGAATGATCAAGACACGCAGCAGAATCAGCTAACATCTCTACAAAACAATGGAGAGCAGCAACAAGCAGCTTTTAGAGTATCTTCATCCCAGCAGTACAACAATATTGCTAGCTTTCAAGAACGGCCACTTCAGAATAATAACATCCAACAACGCCTTTACTCTCACAGTAACAATGCTTCAGCCTTACCCTCACAACAGCAGCAATATAATTTTCATGGATCAAGTTCTTTGGGTCCTCAAGGCCAAGAAGTGGGACAATCTCAGCCAATGATACAACAACAATACCAACCGCAACACCAcatgcagcagcagcagcagcagcctcaAAACAGAATCCTACAGCAACCATTGGATGATACACAAAGGTTTCAAGCATCAAGCTCTTTGCTCCAAACCCAACAGAATCAGCCATATCAATTACAGAGAACCTCTCCAGCAAATCCATCTAGTATGGTTTCCTTTCTTTACCAACTTGGGTgatatatgttttcttatagTAATTTTGCATCTAGTGATTACACCAAATACTGTTTTGTAGCATCTCAAGATTCTATAGGCAATACGGTAAATGCTAGTGGTGGTGGTGACTGGCAGGAGGAAACCTATCAAAAGGTATCTTTACAAACATGAAACTATAACTTATCCTATGAAACCTATCCATTGTTTATTAATAGTTAAAAAACTTTGCATCATCTTCCTGCAGATAAAAGCCCTCAAGGAGAAGTATATACTTGATCTTAGTACATTGTACCAAAGGTTATCTAATAAATTGCGAGAGGTACTTACATTCATAACCTCTTTTATTATTTCGTTTCAATCCTTACATAACCTAATGAAACCATTTGTTTGCCAGATTGATGCTCTTCCTCAACAAAAGATCCAACATGGCCCTATTGAAAAAGTAAGGGCGGGCAAAGCAATACTGAAACAAGTTCTTATGTTCTTAAATGTCCCTAGGAGCGGTATAACAGAGATTCACAGAGATAGGTTTAGTCTGTATGAGGAACAGTTATTGAAGTTCGTCAAGCCTAACCAGAGGCTATTGCAGCATCAGCAGCAACAAGTGCATCTCCCTCCTTCTCAGACACATCAAACACCATTACAATCCCAAAGTGGCCTTACCACCTCACAATCACATACAGCAATGCCTCATTCGTTGCAGACAAGACCTAAGATGGAACCAAAAGAGGAGACCAACATTATGATCTCCTCAGGACATGCCGTGTTATCTTCTCTTAAACAGAATCCTGCTAGTAATCCCCAGCCTAGTACGTTTCAGCAGAAACagtttcatcatcatcttcctatGCAGAGGCATCAGCAACAACCACAAACGAACCATCAGCAGCAGCTTCAAGTGCCTAAAAATGAGATGATGAGGCAAGAGGTCAACACCAAAGCTGGTTTGCTTCAGCAACATATCTCACCGAATCAGCGCCACCTTGCAAAGCCAATGGCTTCTCTGAACTACTCTTCTCCTCATCAGTTGGCAGAGCAGCAGATTCTTCCCACAACATTCAACAAAACTGGAACCTCATCACAGTCTGATGGCTCTCCTTTTGTTGCACCTTCTTCTATGACTTTCTTTGCTCCATCTCCAAATCTTGGTGATCCTGAAAATCCTATATCCGTTGAGTCACCTGCCTCACATGAGCATTTTACTCTTCCTCCTGAGACAAAGGCAGAGCGGCCTATTGATCGTCTGATAAAAGCTGTGAGTGAAGAAAGTCATATACAAGTTTTAATATCTCCCATCATATCCAATATATTAATCCTAATGTTAATGTGTATCTGTGTGGCTTTGCTAGTTTCAATTATCATCACCGGAATCCTTGGCACAGTCGATTAGTGAGATGAGCTCTGTCATCAGTTTAACTGACAGGCTTGCTGGTTCTGTCCAGTCCATTGGAGGATATAGAGCTCGTGTAGCTGAGGATTTGAGTGGGAGGACAAGGTTGCGTATGCAACAAGGAAAAACCAATCctactaataagagattcaagCGCTCAATCACCACTCAGCCTATAGATATCACATCAGAAACTGAAAGCTACAAACAGTTCAGTAGCCTTGAATCTGAAGTTGATTCCACTGCATCATCTGGCTCCAAAGTTGTTAACAAGATTGAGGTAAGATCTGGAGCTTGTAAACTCATTTATCAAGAATATGCAATAAAAATAAAGCCATTTCTTGATATTGCAGCCTGGCTTGGCCCTCTTGCAAGAGATCACTGAAGTAAATGGGAGACTTGTGGAGACAGTGGTAAGCGTATGCAATGAAGATGTTGGTCCATGTGAAGTTACTACAGGAACAATAGTCACATGTTCTTATGCCCCTGTGGCTCTCTGTGACACATTCCAAGCTCTTTACAAGTCAGGAGATGTAGTAAGTCTCtctaaaacttttcttttcacTAGTTTTCCCTCAGCTTTTTTATGTCTCTCTTATGTTTTGATGCAGTCACAGATTCAGCCGTTACGCTTACTAGTTCCTGAGAAATACCCACATTCACCAATACTTATTGAAAACATCCCCTTTGACGCCAGGTACATGATGAAACTTTAGTAGAAATTTGATCACAAGTTTGAACTAAACATTTTATTATGTGTTTTAGTGTAAACAAACCTGAGGATTTGTCCGCTAGAACCAGATCGAGATTCGGTTTGTCTATGAAGGAGTTTTCAGAACCGATGTCTCTAACAGAAATAGCACAAGCATGGGATGCTTGTGCAAGGGCGACGATGGCTGAGTACGCTGAGCGGCATGGTGGAGGTACTTTTAGTTCTAAGTATGGTCATTGGGAGCCTGTTTTGAGAGCTTGATGCGCACTCTCTCACCAAAAGGTCTGGGATTATGCACAGAGATGGAAACTTTAGGTTATCGTATTTGACTTGTGGTAGAAGAAACATCAATATGTGTGTTTTTGTAAGTACATCATGTCGTCGTCATAGACAAAATGTATAGACTATTTATGGAGATGTTAACCTAGCGTGGATGGTTCCAAACTCCATGCAATATTCttctaatatatttataaagttgAGCAAAAAACGAGAGAGTTGAATTGAGATTATTCAACTATCTACTTCCAATTCTATGTGCGTATCATAtctaataaatataaacaacAGTACTTTTACAACATGAAATCAATTTAGATTTGTTCCTtccattaaaaatatagaagaCTTTGTTGCATAATCTAACCGAGTAAAAGATCATCAGCCAATTTGTAGAACGTTCATGATTAGCATGCACAAGATTGAAGGTTCCGTTTGTGAGCGATTTTGGGAGATGTAGgcaatttagtaaaaaaattaaaaaatattaatatagattTATGGGCTTATATTTAcgtaattttctttaaatattttggcTCTGCCATTACGGGTCCTGCTCACCGGACAATATATGGTTTTAAGAACTAGGATGGTAATGCGACATGTCTCAAccttttattgtatatatattaaacaagcGATGATCTGAAACTAGCTATTACAATACACATTAAGCATTTCCAAACTAGATTCAATTTGTATAATCAGTATTTAAGTAACTTTTATGATAAGGTGAAACGGTTTAATTGTCCTCCTGAGAGAAGAAACGATTGAGAGAAGGCATAACTTGAGGCGGACGGGTCCTCAAATACTTGCGAAGATTGTGTTGTGCATATTTTTCTCCTTCATCTTCATTTTCCAGAATTCCCATTTTTCTATTCTCTTTACTTATcctatagtttttatataaacaaagaaaatcaTTAGCATAGTATATAATTTAAAGAGtatactattttataaaatactaaacGAATCaagtattaaaaaatattaacccGCATTATTTATGCTTTAACTGTATAAACCCACATTAGTGGAGTTCTAAAGTAAAGAAAGACAAACTAATAACGTATATTACATGACTAAGACCGGTCTAGTCACGTTGGTTGTCCGAATCAGTttagaattttcaaaatcatattttctacTCGTCTGATCATTACACTAGAGAAAATAttcattatattatatacactGTGTGCATGTCCTTAAGTTTTATTCCTTTCAAACAGTGGAAAAAAACTATTAGAATAGACTAGATGGAGACCAACCTGCAGTCAGGGTTTAATAATGCATTCCTTGTGAGTTGAAACACAACCATAGATGTAACAAATCCCATTGCTCCAAGAAGAGGGTACAcctaattatttttgtttagttaaggTTAATTTAGACCAAATAATGTACTTTTTATTTACCTGATAATCctcaaattaaattttcaaaaacatccAAAAGtatatttgtttaattatataattttttttgatactGATATGATAGACATGAATCTTTTCAAATTTCGGAAACAAACACTTAAAATCATGTCTACAATATTACTAGGTTTTCTTACCTCAGGTCTCACCCAGCGCCCCATTTCAGTTGgtcctttttctctctttttgagGACAGTGATCAAAAGCGAACTTGTACCCTACTATCaa
It encodes:
- the LOC108852912 gene encoding uncharacterized protein LOC108852912, which codes for MGRWVRPEVYPLLGAMGFVTSMVVFQLTRNALLNPDCRISKENRKMGILENEDEGEKYAQHNLRKYLRTRPPQVMPSLNRFFSQEDN
- the LOC108849216 gene encoding probable mediator of RNA polymerase II transcription subunit 15c, yielding MEGNSNWKPNQQGGDTLATNNANDWRSQLEPDLRKKVIVAIVEKLKTYYPTRHPNELKNTALSFEVKIYGAATDKDDYMRKIKGNIMSFDRKFRTLQSSNVQSGSSVNGTNPPDPAAQALNQGQTVSTSLTYTQTPTSQQWLPQTNTQNLNIPMGEGVHSNLLPGSQRQIQGREQQQQQPQQKPQSSNYFQNQMDQQLLKENMHHGNSRPLYMQPPIQHQLPHQTSLSSIQQSFPQPPVLSSPSSGQQNSQLLSRHNQFPAQRVHSSHHQQQMSVPSQEQKRQEREQLISHLMNDQDTQQNQLTSLQNNGEQQQAAFRVSSSQQYNNIASFQERPLQNNNIQQRLYSHSNNASALPSQQQQYNFHGSSSLGPQGQEVGQSQPMIQQQYQPQHHMQQQQQQPQNRILQQPLDDTQRFQASSSLLQTQQNQPYQLQRTSPANPSTSQDSIGNTVNASGGGDWQEETYQKIKALKEKYILDLSTLYQRLSNKLREIDALPQQKIQHGPIEKVRAGKAILKQVLMFLNVPRSGITEIHRDRFSLYEEQLLKFVKPNQRLLQHQQQQVHLPPSQTHQTPLQSQSGLTTSQSHTAMPHSLQTRPKMEPKEETNIMISSGHAVLSSLKQNPASNPQPSTFQQKQFHHHLPMQRHQQQPQTNHQQQLQVPKNEMMRQEVNTKAGLLQQHISPNQRHLAKPMASLNYSSPHQLAEQQILPTTFNKTGTSSQSDGSPFVAPSSMTFFAPSPNLGDPENPISVESPASHEHFTLPPETKAERPIDRLIKAFQLSSPESLAQSISEMSSVISLTDRLAGSVQSIGGYRARVAEDLSGRTRLRMQQGKTNPTNKRFKRSITTQPIDITSETESYKQFSSLESEVDSTASSGSKVVNKIEPGLALLQEITEVNGRLVETVVSVCNEDVGPCEVTTGTIVTCSYAPVALCDTFQALYKSGDVSQIQPLRLLVPEKYPHSPILIENIPFDASVNKPEDLSARTRSRFGLSMKEFSEPMSLTEIAQAWDACARATMAEYAERHGGGTFSSKYGHWEPVLRA